The Scyliorhinus canicula chromosome 11, sScyCan1.1, whole genome shotgun sequence genome contains a region encoding:
- the LOC119973686 gene encoding apelin receptor A-like, translating into MTTPLELTTWYDYLTYSVNFCDFQDMTHAKVFIVSVYCLVFIVGTFGNAIVIIIMSSKRKSNRLVDVFITHLAIADLVFLLTLPLWAVSTALDHHWLFGESLCKMCSYIVVVNMYSSIFFLTCMSIDRYVAVVLSVKYGYLRSRRCSVITSLVIWTFSLALGLPTLSFRHMVQVDDNDKWICSEVNMPSRNIFALITSFIAFVLPLGIITVCYCLVGIKLYRHFDRMRKEERKKRKSIKIGFWIITMFILSWLPYNVLKTTDVFVQSSTSQASCDTQESVSKGILLSTCLAFINSCVNPIVYLVFDRYFRKSFFQLLPCQVANRLKAHGSTSLPDSARSQRRNSSFYREKETTFTAAKISS; encoded by the coding sequence ATGACGACCCCACTGGAACTGACTACTTGGTACGACTATCTGACCTACTCTGTGAACTTTTGTGACTTCCAGGACATGACCCATGCTAAAGTTTTCATCGTTTCCGTCTACTGTCTGGTTTTCATTGTTGGCACCTTTGGAAATGCTATTGTGATAATTATCATGAGTTCAAAAAGAAAGTCTAATCGTTTAGTTGATGTCTTTATCACCCACTTAGCAATCGCAGACCTCGTGTTCCTCCTCACGTTACCTCTCTGGGCAGTATCGACCGCCCTGGACCATCATTGGCTCTTTGGAGAGAGCCTCTGCAAGATGTGCAGCTACATTGTGGTTGTCAACATGTACTCCAGCATATTCTTCTTGACGTGCATGAGCATCGACAGGTATGTGGCCGTTGTGTTGTCGGTGAAGTATGGCTACTTGAGAAGCAGGCGGTGTTCTGTCATCACCAGCTTGGTCATCTGGACATTCTCGCTTGCTCTTGGGTTGCCCACTCTCTCATTCAGGCACATGGTCCAGGTGGATGATAATGACAAGTGGATCTGCTCTGAGGTCAACATGCCCTCCAGGAACATTTTCGCCCTTATCACCAGTTTCATTGCCTTCGTCTTGCCCCTGGGCATCATCACCGTGTGTTACTGTTTGGTCGGTATTAAACTCTACAGACACTTTGACAGAATGAGAAAGGAGGAACGGAAGAAAAGGAAGTCGATTAAAATTGGCTTCTGGATCATCACCATGTTCATTTTGTCTTGGCTGCCTTACAATGTCTTGAAGACCACGGATGTGTTTGTGCAATCCTCGACCTCCCAAGCTTCGTGTGACACCCAGGAATCAGTGAGTAAAGGAATCCTGCTCTCTACCTGTCTGGCATTCATCAACAGCTGTGTCAACCCAATTGTCTACTTGGTTTTCGATCGTTATTTCAGGAAGAGCTTTTTCCAGCTCCTGCCCTGCCAAGTGGCCAACAGGCTGAAGGCCCATGGCTCAACATCCTTGCCTGATTCCGCCAGGTCTCAGAGGCGCAACTCCTCTTTCTACAGAGAGAAAGAAACAACATTCACTGCAGCTAAAATCAGTTCTTAA